Proteins encoded within one genomic window of Amycolatopsis nigrescens CSC17Ta-90:
- a CDS encoding MafI family immunity protein produces the protein MTNMTGDSVDASLRAVLIAVEGKIPRDDMTSVWELIDADEPVVALENLCTQLHEYDAVVDGKTYNALADLGREFGIRQDLWEDIAVEDNR, from the coding sequence ATGACAAATATGACTGGAGACTCTGTTGACGCGTCGCTGCGAGCGGTCTTGATTGCAGTCGAAGGAAAAATTCCCCGCGACGATATGACGTCGGTGTGGGAGCTTATAGACGCGGACGAACCCGTTGTTGCTTTAGAGAACCTGTGTACTCAACTTCATGAGTACGACGCCGTGGTGGACGGAAAAACGTACAATGCCCTGGCTGACCTCGGCCGGGAGTTCGGCATCAGGCAGGACCTCTGGGAAGACATTGCGGTAGAAGATAATCGCTAA
- a CDS encoding methyltransferase, with the protein MDEHEIAELRNLAGLATPMALRVAVTLGLPDRLRGDGAAAERVAAELGVSPIALELLLGHLATLGVVEQTPTGYRTTRYGANLCTDAGNGLTNFLHLDLAGGRAELAFAELLHSITTGDAAYPRRYGQDFWADLTAQPHLRESFDQQMTHRFREQIPGIVDGYDWGRFATIVDVGGGHGTLLAAILAAHPRLRGQLIDLDPTATEAGHTFRAHGVDDRAQTTAVSFFDPLPPGADAYLLCDILHDWDDEHAHRILSRCVEAVVPAGRVLVVEPVGGRRAATEFDLAMLVIFGGRERRVDEFRALASAHGLVLDTVADLTDQRCLLEFRLG; encoded by the coding sequence GTGGACGAACACGAAATCGCCGAACTCCGGAACCTGGCCGGGCTGGCCACCCCGATGGCGCTGCGGGTCGCGGTGACCCTTGGCCTGCCGGACCGGTTGCGTGGTGACGGCGCGGCCGCCGAGCGGGTCGCGGCCGAACTCGGCGTGTCCCCGATCGCGCTCGAACTGCTGCTGGGCCACCTGGCGACCCTCGGCGTCGTCGAGCAGACGCCCACCGGCTACCGGACCACCCGCTACGGGGCGAACCTGTGCACCGACGCCGGCAACGGGCTGACCAACTTCCTGCACCTGGACCTGGCGGGCGGCCGCGCCGAACTGGCCTTCGCCGAACTCCTGCACAGCATCACCACCGGCGACGCCGCCTACCCCCGCCGCTACGGCCAGGACTTCTGGGCCGACCTCACCGCACAGCCGCATCTCCGCGAATCGTTCGACCAGCAGATGACGCACCGGTTCCGCGAGCAGATCCCGGGGATCGTGGACGGCTACGACTGGGGCCGCTTCGCCACCATCGTCGACGTCGGCGGTGGGCACGGCACCCTCCTCGCCGCGATCCTGGCCGCCCACCCCCGGCTGCGCGGCCAGCTGATCGACCTCGACCCCACCGCGACCGAAGCCGGCCACACCTTCCGCGCACACGGGGTCGACGATCGGGCGCAAACGACCGCGGTGAGCTTCTTCGACCCTTTGCCCCCAGGGGCGGATGCCTATCTGCTGTGCGACATCCTGCACGACTGGGACGACGAGCACGCGCACCGGATCCTGAGCCGCTGCGTCGAAGCCGTCGTCCCGGCCGGCCGCGTCCTGGTCGTCGAACCGGTCGGCGGACGACGCGCCGCCACCGAGTTCGACCTGGCCATGCTGGTGATCTTCGGAGGCCGCGAGCGCCGGGTCGACGAGTTCCGTGCCCTCGCCTCGGCGCACGGACTGGTCCTGGACACCGTGGCCGACCTGACCGACCAGCGCTGCCTGCTGGAGTTCCGCCTCGGCTGA
- a CDS encoding cytochrome P450 yields MAAKLEQDVAAAALAALNTAEGKADPYPHYARLRALGPAVTSADGMLVVTGYRQSAALMRDHRLQKMPELILLAAGHHDWRDRPSLRLMYTSVLVLNPPEHTRLRRLISAAFTIRRVAGLRPAIERITAETCERVEGSTDFVTDFAFPLPVTVIGELLGIPPADRAAFQPLVRDWTMVLEDLSPAAVDRADAAAVTIRDYLTDLAAARRAKPADDLISAMMTALDDNEALDAEAVVTMAALLFAAGFETTTGLLTNGLLALLAAPEQAARLRTEPEIAAPAVEELLRYDSPVQFMSTRSAPTDLTIAGIDFAEGQRVLNLVGAANRDPAVFDEPDRLVLDRAAEPPLSFGGGVHYCVGAPLARLEGQIAFPALLSRFPRLALAGTPVIRQGLALHSYTSVPVTTN; encoded by the coding sequence ATGGCTGCCAAGCTGGAACAGGACGTCGCTGCCGCGGCGCTGGCGGCGCTGAACACCGCGGAAGGCAAGGCCGACCCGTACCCGCACTACGCCAGGCTGCGCGCGCTCGGGCCCGCGGTGACCAGCGCGGACGGGATGCTGGTGGTCACCGGATACCGGCAGAGCGCCGCGCTGATGCGCGATCACCGGCTGCAGAAGATGCCGGAACTGATCCTGCTCGCCGCCGGGCACCACGACTGGCGGGACCGGCCATCGCTGCGGCTGATGTACACCAGCGTCCTGGTGCTCAACCCGCCCGAGCACACCCGGCTGCGCCGCCTGATCTCCGCCGCGTTCACCATCCGCCGGGTCGCCGGGCTGCGCCCCGCCATCGAGCGGATCACCGCCGAGACCTGCGAACGGGTCGAGGGCAGCACGGACTTCGTCACCGATTTCGCGTTTCCCCTGCCGGTCACCGTGATCGGGGAACTGCTCGGTATCCCGCCCGCCGACCGGGCCGCGTTCCAGCCCCTCGTCCGGGACTGGACGATGGTGCTGGAGGACCTGAGCCCGGCCGCGGTCGACCGGGCGGACGCCGCCGCGGTCACCATCCGCGACTACCTCACCGACCTGGCCGCCGCGCGGCGCGCGAAACCCGCCGACGACCTGATCTCGGCGATGATGACCGCACTGGACGACAACGAAGCGCTGGACGCCGAGGCAGTGGTGACCATGGCTGCGCTCCTGTTCGCCGCAGGCTTCGAGACCACCACCGGGCTGCTCACGAACGGCCTGCTCGCGCTGCTGGCCGCACCGGAGCAAGCGGCGCGGCTGCGCACCGAACCCGAAATCGCCGCGCCCGCGGTGGAAGAGCTGCTTCGCTACGACTCCCCCGTGCAGTTCATGTCCACCCGCAGCGCCCCCACCGATCTCACCATCGCCGGCATCGACTTCGCCGAAGGGCAGCGCGTGCTCAACCTGGTCGGCGCGGCCAACCGCGACCCCGCGGTGTTCGACGAGCCCGACCGGCTGGTGCTGGACCGCGCCGCCGAACCGCCGCTCTCCTTCGGCGGCGGAGTGCACTACTGCGTCGGCGCGCCGCTGGCCAGGCTGGAGGGGCAGATCGCCTTCCCAGCCCTGCTCTCGCGTTTCCCCCGGCTCGCGTTGGCCGGTACCCCGGTCATCCGGCAGGGACTGGCCCTGCACAGCTACACGTCCGTGCCGGTGACCACGAACTGA
- a CDS encoding TetR/AcrR family transcriptional regulator, producing the protein MTTQVIKRRSDARDNRERILVVARVAFAAEGLDVPIREIARRAEVGVATVYRHFETKEALLSEAFAEQLTLCSAIVAEGLAAEAPWRGFCLVIEKLMELHALDRGFARAFTSQLPRAAGFAEERDRTLRLLLELVRLAKEAGDLREDFVLEDISLALMANEGIRAESPEMRVAASRRFAALMIQSFQANPVRTPLPPAVRLPLSRA; encoded by the coding sequence GTGACGACCCAAGTGATAAAACGGCGCTCGGATGCCCGCGACAACCGCGAGCGCATCCTCGTGGTCGCTCGCGTGGCCTTCGCCGCCGAGGGCCTCGACGTGCCGATCCGGGAGATCGCCCGGCGCGCCGAAGTCGGTGTCGCGACCGTCTACCGGCACTTCGAGACCAAGGAAGCGCTGCTGTCCGAAGCCTTCGCCGAGCAGCTGACCCTTTGCTCGGCGATCGTGGCGGAAGGGCTGGCGGCGGAGGCCCCGTGGCGCGGGTTCTGCCTGGTGATCGAGAAGCTGATGGAGTTGCACGCCCTGGACCGGGGATTCGCCCGCGCGTTCACCTCGCAGCTCCCCCGGGCGGCCGGCTTCGCCGAGGAGCGCGATCGCACCCTGCGCCTGCTGCTCGAACTGGTGCGGCTGGCGAAGGAAGCCGGCGACCTGCGGGAGGATTTCGTGCTGGAGGACATCAGCCTGGCGCTGATGGCGAACGAAGGCATCCGCGCCGAGTCACCCGAGATGAGGGTCGCGGCGTCGCGTCGCTTCGCGGCACTGATGATCCAGTCGTTCCAGGCGAACCCCGTCCGGACGCCGCTTCCGCCCGCCGTCCGGCTGCCGCTGTCCAGGGCATAG
- a CDS encoding HNH endonuclease signature motif containing protein, which translates to MLYVDFSMLPPDWLSSMNAASIERLDVSQAVGVVISARRAICRMQAVQAQAIAQVSRARGGARWVADELAPELRLSRETTATRVALAKALVSRMPCLLAAMTEGELDIEKARQAFDGVAVLSDELARQADEILSARIGEKNPSNWRKTVTRVVASLDPEGQQARAEARRKQRRVELHHEPDAMASLWAYLPVEIATAVYARIDMLARKLRGGDETRTMDQLRADVLAELLLGKGWEGLAAQVFIHIPLDTALGIRDDGCELVGHGPIPGEIGRQVMNQPGSVWRKVLTDPVSGTVRDIGRKRYRPPADLAELVRVRDRTCRAPGCNRPAQRCDADHCTPWSENGDTCEQNLCCLCRHHHRLKDEPGWKFEFDPETADLTVTTPTGRTYTTRPEPLLDPPPPPKITDEPPPF; encoded by the coding sequence ATGTTGTATGTTGATTTCAGTATGTTGCCGCCGGATTGGTTGTCGTCGATGAATGCGGCGTCGATTGAGCGGCTCGATGTGTCGCAGGCGGTGGGGGTGGTGATCTCGGCTCGGCGGGCGATCTGTCGTATGCAGGCGGTGCAGGCTCAGGCGATCGCGCAGGTCAGCCGTGCTCGTGGTGGTGCGCGGTGGGTGGCGGATGAGTTGGCGCCGGAGTTGCGGTTGTCCCGTGAAACGACCGCAACCCGGGTAGCCTTGGCGAAAGCGTTGGTGTCCCGGATGCCATGTCTGTTGGCCGCGATGACCGAGGGCGAGTTGGATATCGAGAAGGCTCGTCAGGCGTTTGATGGGGTGGCGGTGTTGTCGGACGAATTGGCCCGTCAGGCGGATGAGATTCTGTCGGCGCGGATTGGTGAGAAGAATCCGAGCAACTGGCGGAAAACGGTGACTCGCGTGGTGGCGAGTCTCGATCCGGAAGGCCAGCAGGCGCGGGCTGAAGCCCGCAGGAAGCAGCGGCGGGTCGAGTTGCACCACGAGCCCGACGCGATGGCCTCACTGTGGGCCTACCTCCCGGTCGAAATCGCGACCGCCGTGTATGCCCGCATCGACATGCTCGCCCGGAAGCTCCGCGGTGGCGATGAAACCCGCACGATGGACCAGCTTCGAGCCGATGTGCTGGCGGAGTTGCTGCTCGGCAAGGGCTGGGAAGGCTTGGCTGCTCAGGTGTTCATCCATATCCCGCTCGATACCGCGTTGGGTATCCGCGATGACGGCTGTGAGCTGGTCGGTCATGGCCCGATCCCCGGTGAGATCGGCCGCCAGGTCATGAACCAGCCCGGTTCGGTGTGGCGGAAGGTGCTGACCGATCCGGTGTCGGGCACCGTCCGCGATATCGGCCGCAAGAGGTATCGGCCACCGGCGGACTTGGCCGAACTGGTCCGAGTGCGGGATCGCACCTGCCGTGCACCGGGCTGCAACCGCCCCGCGCAACGGTGCGACGCGGACCATTGCACGCCGTGGTCGGAAAACGGGGACACCTGCGAACAGAACCTGTGCTGCCTGTGCCGTCACCACCACCGCTTGAAAGACGAGCCCGGCTGGAAATTCGAGTTCGACCCCGAAACGGCCGATTTAACGGTCACCACCCCCACCGGCCGCACCTACACCACCAGACCCGAACCACTGCTCGATCCGCCACCACCTCCGAAGATCACCGACGAGCCACCACCTTTCTAG
- the sigJ gene encoding RNA polymerase sigma factor SigJ: MTIQSGTMQSGPVPDRLDPDLSAIMSARRQLINLAYRLLGSLTDAEDAVQEAYARWCAMSRPQREAIETPGAWLSTVTSRICLDLLGSARARRERYVGEWIPEPLPEHGEWTTGPGRASADPADRVTLDESINMAFLIVLESMTPAERVAFVLHDVFGYPFAEVAEIVGRTPAACRQLASSARRRISASLAPTPPSAQNAGVVRAFKQAWEAKDIHSLIGLLDPDAIAVADGGGLVSAVLHPVEGAEEVARGAVGLFGGVPGLTILERTVNGSPGLVIQQDGVTVTVVAFDIVDGLIKHIWGIRNPEKLRPWRT; this comes from the coding sequence ATGACCATCCAATCCGGGACCATGCAATCCGGCCCAGTGCCCGACCGGCTCGATCCGGACCTGAGTGCGATCATGAGCGCGCGGCGTCAGCTGATCAACCTCGCGTACCGGCTCCTCGGCTCCCTGACCGACGCCGAAGATGCCGTGCAGGAGGCGTATGCCCGCTGGTGCGCCATGTCCCGGCCGCAACGGGAAGCCATCGAAACCCCCGGCGCCTGGCTGAGCACCGTCACCAGCCGCATCTGCCTCGACCTGCTCGGCTCGGCACGGGCCCGGCGGGAACGCTACGTTGGCGAATGGATCCCCGAACCGCTGCCCGAGCACGGGGAGTGGACCACCGGGCCAGGCCGAGCCTCGGCCGACCCGGCCGACCGGGTCACCCTCGACGAGTCGATCAACATGGCCTTCCTGATCGTGCTCGAGTCGATGACCCCGGCCGAGCGCGTCGCCTTCGTCCTGCACGATGTCTTCGGCTACCCCTTCGCCGAAGTGGCCGAGATCGTCGGCCGCACCCCGGCGGCCTGTCGCCAGCTGGCCTCGTCGGCCCGCCGCCGCATCAGCGCGTCACTGGCCCCCACACCGCCGAGCGCGCAGAACGCCGGCGTCGTCAGGGCCTTCAAACAAGCTTGGGAAGCCAAGGACATCCACTCCCTCATCGGCCTTCTCGACCCCGACGCCATCGCGGTCGCCGACGGCGGCGGGCTCGTCAGCGCCGTGCTCCACCCGGTAGAAGGCGCCGAGGAGGTCGCGCGCGGTGCCGTCGGCCTTTTCGGTGGAGTGCCCGGCCTGACGATCCTGGAACGCACGGTCAACGGCAGTCCCGGCCTGGTCATCCAGCAGGACGGCGTCACCGTGACGGTCGTCGCGTTCGACATCGTGGACGGCCTGATCAAGCACATCTGGGGAATCCGCAACCCCGAAAAACTCCGCCCTTGGCGAACCTGA
- a CDS encoding NADP-dependent oxidoreductase, with translation MRAIQFTEYGPPGVVHVAEVEAPHAGPGEIRVAVRASGIAAGEIRIRSGEMRALVPVTFPYRTGVEAAGVVDEVGDGVTGVGIGDEVFGMADSAARGANAEFAVLAAWAPKPAGWSWAEAGGAAGAVEAGTRVLDRLAVGAGHTVLVQGAAGGTGSIVVQLAVARGATVLGTASERNHEFLRSLGAKPTTYGPGLAERIRALAPSGVDGVVDCAGGTLPELVAIAGDPTRVVTLADVTAAAEHGVHLSHGAPAGETGAAVGAADPLALHGLPIAVTLAGEGRLRVPVAAAFPLAEAAAAHELSESRHARGKIVLMS, from the coding sequence ATGAGAGCAATCCAGTTCACCGAATACGGCCCGCCCGGTGTCGTGCATGTCGCCGAGGTCGAAGCGCCGCACGCCGGACCGGGCGAAATTCGGGTCGCGGTACGGGCCTCCGGGATCGCGGCCGGGGAGATCCGCATCCGCTCCGGGGAGATGCGTGCCTTGGTGCCCGTGACTTTCCCGTATCGCACCGGGGTGGAGGCCGCGGGCGTGGTGGACGAGGTCGGCGACGGGGTCACCGGCGTTGGCATCGGCGACGAGGTGTTCGGCATGGCCGATTCGGCCGCGCGCGGCGCCAACGCGGAGTTCGCGGTACTGGCCGCCTGGGCGCCCAAACCGGCCGGGTGGAGTTGGGCGGAAGCGGGTGGCGCGGCGGGTGCCGTCGAGGCGGGCACCAGGGTCCTCGACCGGCTCGCGGTCGGCGCCGGGCACACCGTGCTCGTGCAGGGCGCGGCCGGCGGGACGGGCAGCATCGTCGTCCAGCTCGCAGTCGCCCGCGGCGCCACCGTGCTCGGTACCGCGAGCGAGCGCAACCACGAGTTCCTGCGTTCCCTCGGCGCGAAGCCGACAACGTACGGGCCGGGGCTCGCCGAACGGATCCGCGCGCTGGCACCGTCCGGAGTGGACGGTGTGGTCGACTGCGCCGGAGGGACGCTGCCGGAGCTCGTCGCCATCGCCGGCGACCCGACGCGGGTGGTGACGCTCGCCGACGTCACCGCAGCGGCGGAGCACGGCGTGCACCTGTCGCACGGAGCGCCGGCCGGAGAAACCGGCGCGGCGGTGGGCGCCGCCGACCCGTTGGCGCTGCACGGCCTTCCGATCGCGGTCACGCTCGCTGGTGAGGGCAGGCTGCGGGTGCCGGTCGCGGCGGCGTTCCCGCTCGCCGAGGCCGCGGCCGCGCACGAGCTGAGCGAAAGCCGCCACGCCAGGGGAAAAATCGTGCTGATGAGCTGA
- a CDS encoding SCO4402 family protein, producing the protein MEGVEQAVTRIRFPGIRTQILEAIEGLADREYQERVWIRHELPHPGYYDELDLAVHTLFDDSPLLPAPAPGCVGELIYPDEEAPIAHLGEIFGSILEELGDVPDIEYLNHPKWPELVRRAGIVHEIMKRNEEE; encoded by the coding sequence ATGGAAGGAGTGGAACAGGCCGTGACAAGAATCCGCTTTCCGGGGATCAGGACCCAGATCCTGGAGGCGATCGAAGGTCTGGCGGATCGTGAATATCAAGAGCGAGTCTGGATACGTCATGAACTTCCTCATCCTGGCTACTATGACGAACTAGACCTCGCTGTGCATACTCTGTTCGATGACTCTCCTCTCCTGCCCGCGCCGGCACCCGGATGCGTGGGGGAACTAATTTATCCTGACGAGGAAGCGCCAATCGCGCATCTTGGGGAGATTTTTGGGTCAATTTTAGAGGAGCTCGGAGATGTCCCAGACATTGAGTACCTCAATCATCCAAAGTGGCCCGAGTTGGTGCGTCGAGCGGGTATTGTGCACGAAATTATGAAACGAAACGAGGAAGAATAG
- a CDS encoding cytochrome P450: MTEPFTEPELMLKRSEAHPFKQLPELVRLREERPLARMIYPDGHEGWLATGHEEARAVLGHPRFSNRYELQHPPFPSFGEVMPPAPVGDFLGIDAPEHTRFRKLLAGKFTVRRMRLLTERVEEFTTECLDAMEGQGPSVDLMRAYAQPVPALVICELLGVPSGERERFHQLVNGMLLREGVTPETMAVNWSELQEYIDRLVVDKRANPTDDVLSELTTSDLTHEELVGVGTFLLGAGLHTTATSIGMNVFALLLHPEQLAALRDDPGLTDGAVEELLRYTGLGPATLRAAVEDVEIGGELIKAGECVTISIDNVNRDPRKFVDPDKLDLRRDATGHLTFVHGIHQCLGQHLARIELRTTLPALLTRFPTLRLAIPAEDVQLRTDANMYEMVELPVSWDA; this comes from the coding sequence ATGACCGAACCGTTCACCGAACCGGAACTGATGCTCAAGCGCTCCGAAGCGCACCCGTTCAAGCAGCTGCCGGAGCTCGTCCGGCTGCGCGAGGAGCGGCCGCTGGCGAGGATGATCTATCCCGACGGGCACGAGGGGTGGCTGGCGACCGGCCACGAGGAGGCTCGCGCCGTGCTCGGGCACCCTCGCTTCAGCAACCGGTACGAACTGCAGCACCCCCCGTTCCCCAGCTTCGGCGAAGTCATGCCTCCCGCGCCGGTCGGTGACTTCCTCGGGATCGACGCGCCGGAGCACACCCGCTTCCGCAAGCTGCTCGCCGGGAAGTTCACCGTCCGCCGGATGCGCCTGCTGACCGAACGGGTGGAGGAGTTCACCACCGAGTGCCTGGATGCGATGGAAGGCCAGGGACCGTCGGTGGATCTGATGCGGGCCTACGCCCAGCCCGTCCCGGCGCTGGTGATCTGCGAACTGCTCGGGGTCCCCTCCGGCGAACGCGAGCGCTTCCACCAGCTCGTGAACGGGATGCTGCTCCGCGAGGGGGTGACTCCGGAGACCATGGCCGTCAACTGGTCCGAGCTGCAGGAGTACATCGACCGGCTCGTCGTGGACAAGCGCGCCAACCCCACCGACGACGTGCTCAGCGAGCTGACCACCAGCGATCTGACCCACGAAGAGCTCGTCGGCGTCGGGACCTTCCTGCTGGGCGCGGGCCTGCACACCACGGCCACCTCGATCGGCATGAACGTCTTCGCCCTGCTGCTGCACCCCGAGCAGCTCGCCGCCCTGCGCGACGATCCCGGTCTCACCGACGGCGCCGTCGAGGAACTGCTGCGCTACACCGGCCTCGGCCCTGCCACGCTCCGGGCCGCGGTGGAGGACGTGGAGATCGGCGGCGAGCTGATCAAGGCGGGGGAATGCGTCACCATCTCCATCGACAACGTCAACCGCGACCCCAGGAAGTTCGTCGACCCGGACAAGCTGGACCTTCGCCGGGACGCCACCGGGCACCTCACCTTCGTGCACGGTATCCACCAGTGCCTCGGCCAGCACCTGGCCCGCATCGAGCTGCGGACCACCCTGCCGGCTCTGCTCACCCGTTTCCCCACCCTGCGCCTGGCCATCCCGGCCGAAGATGTGCAGCTGCGCACCGACGCCAACATGTACGAAATGGTCGAGCTTCCGGTTTCCTGGGACGCCTGA
- a CDS encoding pyridoxamine 5'-phosphate oxidase family protein, translating into MTDTKNEPISTRNLDRYGSAALPWSRPRDVLASDTPTADLTFFVATVRPDGRPHSAGVGAVWVDDALYFQGGPGTRRSRNLAANPACSLSVRLRGIDLVLDGEAHRVTDPATLERVAAVYRAGGWPASVAGDAFTAPYSAPSAGPPPWHLYRVTLHSAVGVATAEPHGATRWDFTR; encoded by the coding sequence ATGACTGACACCAAGAACGAACCGATCTCGACCCGCAACCTCGACCGATACGGGTCCGCGGCGCTGCCCTGGAGCCGCCCGCGCGACGTTCTCGCCAGCGATACCCCCACCGCCGACCTGACGTTCTTCGTCGCCACCGTGCGGCCCGACGGACGGCCGCACTCCGCGGGCGTCGGGGCCGTCTGGGTGGACGACGCCCTGTACTTCCAAGGCGGGCCGGGCACCCGCAGGTCCCGCAACCTGGCGGCGAACCCGGCGTGCAGTTTGTCGGTGCGCCTGCGCGGCATCGACCTGGTGCTCGACGGCGAGGCCCACCGGGTCACCGACCCGGCCACCCTGGAGCGGGTGGCGGCCGTCTACCGCGCGGGCGGATGGCCGGCTTCGGTGGCCGGCGACGCGTTCACGGCCCCCTACAGCGCGCCCAGTGCGGGCCCGCCGCCGTGGCACCTGTACCGCGTCACGCTGCATTCCGCGGTGGGCGTGGCTACCGCGGAACCGCACGGCGCCACCCGCTGGGACTTCACGCGCTAG
- a CDS encoding carboxymuconolactone decarboxylase family protein, producing the protein MSTTEQENLQSRLPDPTPLFPELGEIGGAMVKATRNGAIPQSTVGLVQLRGGQIVGSTYHTVRQTGLLRKAGETEERITAVASWQDAPYFTDAERVALELVEAVLTPNPFGERVPEELFARASAHYDDKALWTLTLVISQICFFIPVALVGKPIPGRPPGKNYSR; encoded by the coding sequence ATGTCCACGACCGAGCAGGAAAACCTCCAGTCACGGCTGCCCGACCCCACCCCGTTGTTCCCCGAGCTGGGCGAAATCGGCGGCGCCATGGTCAAGGCCACCAGGAACGGTGCGATTCCGCAGTCCACCGTCGGCCTGGTGCAGCTCCGCGGTGGGCAGATCGTCGGCAGCACTTACCACACCGTCCGGCAAACCGGCCTGCTGCGCAAAGCCGGGGAAACCGAGGAGCGCATCACCGCCGTGGCGTCTTGGCAGGATGCCCCCTACTTCACCGACGCCGAACGGGTCGCGCTGGAACTCGTGGAGGCCGTGCTCACCCCGAACCCGTTCGGGGAGCGCGTTCCCGAAGAACTGTTCGCCAGGGCATCCGCGCACTACGACGACAAGGCGCTCTGGACGCTCACCCTGGTGATCAGCCAGATCTGCTTCTTCATCCCGGTCGCGCTCGTCGGCAAGCCGATCCCCGGCAGGCCCCCGGGCAAGAACTACAGCCGGTGA